CTCCACCATGCCAATTGCCTTTCCCATTCCCTATTCCTCCTTCCTGCAGATTCTGATTTCCCGGTCTGTTACCTCTGTCACCACGCCATCCATACCGGAATGAATATTCGCTGAGAGCCCTTCTGCCGCGGCAGCGACCAGGTCTCCCTTACTGACTTTACTTCCCGGTTCTACCACCGGGGATGCCGGCTTTCCGATATGCTGAGATAATGGCAGGATGCACATATCAGGAACAAACTCTTTTACCTCCGGCAACGTATGTGTTACATATTTGGTCAAATCCAGGCGGGCAATTAACCGATCTGTAGGTATTTTCGTATGTTTCCATCCATACCTGGCTTCCGGATCCGGATTACGTTCCACCTGAATTCCTTTTTCCTTCAACCGCTGCTTTTCAAAGTCGTTCATCTTTCGCGGAGAGAGTCCCATTGGACAGGAGAACATCTCACAGATGCCGCAGCTGCAGCAATTGACTGCACTGCCAAAGCAGCGCTTATACTCCTCCGGACTCATATCTGCATGCTCTTTATAAAGATTGCGCATGACCATATGCGGCAGCACCTCATGCCCGATCAGATAGCGCGGACATAGATCCGTACACATCCGGCACTGGATGCAGGCTGATCTTGTCTGATGAACCATGCGTTCCACGCTTAAGGACGCTCTTCTCATAAGATAATGATTCTTTGGAAGAACCAGAAGATTGCCGGTGGTTTTAGTCACTACTGCCGCATCAATGTCAGCGTCCTCCTGCAAAACTTTCCCCATCATAGGCCCGCCCAGTATTACACCATAAGCGGGAGTTTCCGGCTCTGCGCGCTCCAGAAGCCGGCGAATGGGAGTCCCTACAGGGACGTGAAACATCAATGGCTTTTTCACAGCTCCGGTCACCGACAGAAGTTTTTCAGTCACCGGTCTGCCTTCCATCGCATCGGCTATGGATAATATTGTACCCACGTTATCAACCACACAGCCTACGTCCAGTGGAAGTCCCCGCTCCGGCACAACTCTGCCTGTAACCTCATGAACGATAATCTGCTCATCTCCTGCAGGGTAGAACGTGTCCATCGTAAAGAGCTCCACATCCGCCTGTTGGTTCTGAACCGCTTTTTTTAATGCTTCTATTTCTGTTCTGTATTTTTTCTTTAAAGCAATAACCGCATGCTTTGCCCCCAGATGCTCCGCAATTTTCACTACTGTGCTGACAATGCGGTCCGGATACGTACGGCACAGATATTTGTCCGTCTCAATTAACGGCTCACATTCTGCTGCATTTACGAGGAAATACTCGGCCTTTGCTTTTAACTTCACATGGGTGGGGAAACCGGCACCTCCGGCTCCCACAACTCCTGCGCGTTCTACCGCTTCTACCAACTCCATAAAATCACCGCTTTCCATGTATCAGGGTTTCATCGATTTCCTGGTCGTCTACAATACCGACCACAGTTGCATCTACAGGAACGTCCCTGCTTCCGGCCGCACTTCTTGCAGAACTCCCTCCTACATAGATGACTTTTTCTCCCACACCTGCTCCGATAATATCTGCAGCTACGATCGGATAATCCACCGGCTGGTCATTCAGTAAATTGATGGGCTGGATAACCAGAAGCTTCAAGCCTGCCAGCTGCTCCTCTTTTCTGGTGGCCCAGATATTGCCTATGACTCTTCCTGTCTTCATAGGCCCTTCCCCCTCTCAGCTGAGGAAAAATCCCTGCGCTGAACTACAATCTTATGCTTTTCTGCGTATTCCTTTGCGAGATCGGTGAGAATTGCCCTGGTGCCTGCCACGATGGTACCTGCCTTGTCCTCATAAGCGCTTCTGATATCTTTTTCCGTAATGACATGTTTTCTAAGAACGCGTTCCTGCCTGTCCAAAGGCGCTGTGTCGGTGACTGCCTCCGGGCTGTCCTTCGTAAAGGCGGGTGACGGTCCGGTCAGAATTAAGGTCTGGAGCCGGCGGCAGGGAATGACTTCCACACCGCTGTCCTGCAGTAATTTCAGATTTTCGGATAATTTCCGGTAGTAAAGGGCCGGTGCCGTCTCCCTGTAGCCGTACAGCTCCACCTCTTCTTCCGGCAGAAAAATCTTCCTGCCGGATAAAAGCGCTTCTCCAAACAGACGGGTATAGCCGCTGTCAAAGATTCCATGCGCAATTTTCCCAAGCAGTTCATTACTCATATCAAATGCAATTACCGCCTCATAGGAAGATAAATCACAAGCATAGTCCTGTGAAAGGGCATATTTTATTTCATAGCATTCAGATAATGGAGGCGACTCCACAACCGCGCGGCAGTTGCTGTCCCGGACAGTATTCAAGACCAGCAGACAGGGCTTTTCTTTATTGCTTTTCCCTTGATTGATTGTCTCTGCTTCCGCTATCTTTTCCTGCACACGCTTACATATTTCACTTACAAGAGCATCAATATCCACAAATTCTCCTCCTTTCCTTCTGTTTTTATTGCCTTACCTGCAATTTATAGCAATCCCCGCCGGAGTTACCAAAAATGGATTTAAAGGCTTTACGGTTCTGATACCTGTTTCCTTCTCAATGATTTTTTCGATTCCTGTCAGACAACAGGTTCCGCCGCAAAGATAAATCGTATCTGTTTCCGATGGGTTTACATAACGGTTAATAATAGATGCTATCTTCTCCACCACGGCCTTTACCACCGGCAGGATTTCCTTATGCCGTGCATAATCCTGCTTGATGGCCTCCGCTTCTGCGAATGGTATATGATAATTGCCTGCAAGAACCAGTGTCAGATGGGTTCCTCCTGTAGGCTCATCTTCAATTTCGCAGACCTTTCCGTCTCTGAAAATGGCTAGTCCCGTGGTTCCGCCTCCGATATCCACGATTACTCCGTCCTGTATCTGATAAACTGCATTTGCAGATGAGGGTTCATCCAATATATTCGTAACCTCAAAGCCCGCCCCTTCTGCCACATACTGATGGGTTTTTACACTTCCCTCCGTACCGGCGGGCATGGCAATCGCACAGTTCAAAAGCTCTGTCCCCAACCGCTCTTCCAGTTTTCTTTTCAGCATAGCTACCGTCTTA
The window above is part of the Novisyntrophococcus fermenticellae genome. Proteins encoded here:
- a CDS encoding 4Fe-4S dicluster domain-containing protein, with protein sequence MELVEAVERAGVVGAGGAGFPTHVKLKAKAEYFLVNAAECEPLIETDKYLCRTYPDRIVSTVVKIAEHLGAKHAVIALKKKYRTEIEALKKAVQNQQADVELFTMDTFYPAGDEQIIVHEVTGRVVPERGLPLDVGCVVDNVGTILSIADAMEGRPVTEKLLSVTGAVKKPLMFHVPVGTPIRRLLERAEPETPAYGVILGGPMMGKVLQEDADIDAAVVTKTTGNLLVLPKNHYLMRRASLSVERMVHQTRSACIQCRMCTDLCPRYLIGHEVLPHMVMRNLYKEHADMSPEEYKRCFGSAVNCCSCGICEMFSCPMGLSPRKMNDFEKQRLKEKGIQVERNPDPEARYGWKHTKIPTDRLIARLDLTKYVTHTLPEVKEFVPDMCILPLSQHIGKPASPVVEPGSKVSKGDLVAAAAEGLSANIHSGMDGVVTEVTDREIRICRKEE
- a CDS encoding EutN/CcmL family microcompartment protein — its product is MKTGRVIGNIWATRKEEQLAGLKLLVIQPINLLNDQPVDYPIVAADIIGAGVGEKVIYVGGSSARSAAGSRDVPVDATVVGIVDDQEIDETLIHGKR
- the eutJ gene encoding ethanolamine utilization protein EutJ, with translation MDFKRIDAFIKRVEASETKTFTPVSSKLKVGVDLGTAYIVLVVLDEENNPIACEKQAADVLRDGVVVDYSGALKTVAMLKRKLEERLGTELLNCAIAMPAGTEGSVKTHQYVAEGAGFEVTNILDEPSSANAVYQIQDGVIVDIGGGTTGLAIFRDGKVCEIEDEPTGGTHLTLVLAGNYHIPFAEAEAIKQDYARHKEILPVVKAVVEKIASIINRYVNPSETDTIYLCGGTCCLTGIEKIIEKETGIRTVKPLNPFLVTPAGIAINCR